The Cryptomeria japonica chromosome 9, Sugi_1.0, whole genome shotgun sequence DNA segment TTTGATAAAATAGATCTCTCCTTAGATACTGCCATGAAATGAATAGCTTCAGAAGCAATGACAACCCAGTCCAAAATTTGTCTGCCAgcaacaaaacccccttgttcatCAAAAATCAACATAAGTGATTGACCATATATAGAAAGCTCCTAAGAAGCTCCAACATTTTCTCTCCTCATTTGTAGGTTATATTTGAGCTCCTCATCATATAGGAGTTTACATTctcttttaaatttgtttttatcatttttatttttattatgtcgATAGTttaatctagtttatttcatttgtctAACATACTAGAGTTGTTGTTGTGTTCCTTTATTTTTGCAGTGTGTAGTTGGGTGGGATTTGTGAGGTTGCAGGCAAGTTTACCAATGTCCCAAGCTACAACAATCATATGGATGACAACACATCATGTAGGTGTCCTCAACAAATAGCTCCAAGTTACATCTAGTTTGTTAATATATGTTATGGTATTAATTTATTAGATTTCTTTTTAAGTTAGTCAAATATCATTTTTTATATTCTTTCacaatgtttcaatttaacaaatATATTAATTTTTCTAGTTTAAAACATCTCTAGAATAATATTATCAAATTTTCACAATCTATGCTAACATCTTGGTTGCTTTTAGATTTTATTGTGTCAACTTTCCAAATCCAACCCTAATCCTCCATTACCATTTAATTATCCTCTAATCATATGCACATGGGATAATCAATGATTAATCTCATGCTTGACTAATCTAAGTtcccatgaggatccacttgtcaTACCAAGTACTTGCATGTACATGACAAGTAGTACGAGAGGTATGACCTAGTTTCTATTTCTTATTTGTTTTATTTGAATTTGGTAATTGGAATATGAACTCTACCTCTTTTTAATGAACCTTTAAATTTAAAATTTCGCATATACTTAAGAGTATGGAACAAGTCCATTTCTACAATTTTAAAATCCTCTCAGGAGTATTGAACAAGTCCATTtctacaatttcaaaataatctcaaggtatcttcaaaataaattttaCACAATTGAACACAATAGATTTAAGGCTCAATTCTAAATAATTGAACAACATAAAAACCAGAGAACAATTAATCATTGAGCATCTCATAGAAAGACAATTGAATattatttgaaagattcaagactCTTGTAAATTACAATAGCTTCCATTAATTCTCAATATTACATGAACTATAGCTATCTATCATCTTGATAATATATTCCAGAACAAACACAACCTAATCCAGAAGTAATAACCAGAACTTTTGGAACGCAAGAAAAGAAAGTAATCATCCGAAACATGGTTTCCAATAATTCCCAATATCATGTTCTGATTGCTACCATTTTTAtttctctgagacctaacaatatACCGGTAAGAAGATGAATCTGCTCATTTGACAAACCCATTCATAGATTTAAACACCATTAAAGAGGAAACAGAAAAACTTGTTCTTTGGATCCTTTTGGATAAACCAGATTTATCCAGAAATGTATACAAGATCAGAAGCTTGATTACAGAATTTGGGTTGAGGAAATGCAGAGGTTTGATCAGGCCCTTGGCTTGTCAGCTTCCCTAATGGTCTCCAAATTTGGCCTCCAAGACCTGCTCTTGCTCAATCTATACTTTCCCAAATCTATCTGTAGCTCTGAAAGGCCTTCAACATCCATTTTGGGCACCACAACAATATTTAAACCACCTGGCAAATCTCCACCCAGATCATCATGATCACGAGCTTTGTCTTGGAACACCATATCCCCAAACAATGGGATGATTTTTTTCTCAAAGTTCTTGGAACCCTTTTTCATGGCGGATTTTGCCCTGACTGCAATTGAGGCCATGTCTGAGTCTGAAACCACACCCTGCAACTTTGACATGGGAAGAAGAAAATACAGATGGCCCAATTCCAAATCCTCATCTGCAGACAGGGGATTTATTCGACGACCAACCTGTAAAGAATCTGCATGACATACAAAATGCTGAGGATTTTCCAACATGAGTTCTGCAGCCTTTATTTGCTTCTGAAATTCTTGGAGCTCACCATTGTAAGCCACAACTTTAACTGTGTTAGAGGGGAATATGTGAGAAGAACCACACGAAAGATAACTTCCCATTCTGCTCTGATTTCTTTCCCCGAATTCTCTGGTTGACAGAGAATTCAGAGATCTCTGGGCTGAATTTATTTGGGTTATCTATAAATTCTCTGGTTGACAGAGAATTTAGAGATCTCTGGGCTGAATTTATTTGGGCTAGCTGTGAATTGTCTGGTTGACAGATAATTTCTAAATTCTCTGGGCTGAATTCATTTCAGTTAGCTGTGAATTCTCTGGTTAACAGAGAATTTAGAGATCTCTGGCCCGAATTTATTTGGGTTTGGGTGGAACCCACGCGAATTTAGGAATAAGAATGTGGAAGAAGCTTCTTCAATTTTACCGCATTTCTGCATGGATTAGGTATTTCTTGGAGTTGACTGCACTGAAGCTTCCtccattaattttttatgaattcctTATCCTTTTCTATATAATTTCTCTGGCATTGGCATTCAGAATCCGTAGTTTAGGGAACGAATAATATGCATGTCTTGTTCTTATCGGCGGTGGTTATATTATGTGTAGTTGCTTTCGGTGCTtattcttcctcttttgtttttttGGGTTTTCCAGTTGGGGTGGATATATGAGCTCTTTTTAAATGAAATTCatgttataattttaatttaatctattttttAATCAGTCTTTTAGATTAATGTGTTTTTTTAATAGGCATTTTGGATCATACTCAGTGATCtattattattttatctcttttcATTGGATCATTAGGTGTGCTCTGAAATGTTCATAAAAGAACATACACAATTTAATCcaaaaatatatcataaatattCATGGAGTGTGGAAAACTAATTCATCTATTTTTTAGGGTGAGATGTGACTCTAAataaatttctttttttaaaaaagagAGCAACATATCTTGGATAGTGAAAAGAaattttttggattcaattgtggtTAATGATTCTCCTGTGGACCATTCATCTTTCGACAAGGAATAATTATCTCTTATGATTACTGGTGACCATTTGACCAAATTCTTGGAGCCCAATTTTGATAAGCATTCCGATACTAGTTGAAAATGTATTTTAGATTCAAACCACCTAAGAAAGTGGCCATGGGTTTTTTGTAGTGTCTCGCAAGTTGTTTTATTCTCTCCCTAAATGGGGTGTGATAGTTGTTTAAGTATTTTGACTTTTGGCACTAGTCGCTATTCATATTTCTTGCTAGTTGTTTTCTTCGCTTCTTTGTAAAGGGTTTGTTTTGTCTTATTCATAACTCtagtaaaaaatgttttgcttgatCAAAAGCAATATGAAAAAAAGAAAAGTTAAAGGGAATATGTACTTTTTTAAAAATTAACTTATCTTATGTAAAATCATGCAAGTAAATTAGATGAATTGGGAATtaacaatttaaaatattatttttgaaattaaatgtaAAATGCGTGTACTTATTTTTTAAAACACTATTTGTATAATCACTTGATCATAGTATAGAAAATTGATGCACAAGATAGGTGTACTTAGCTCTCAAATTGATGATGGAATATGGATGCTAAAGATTTGCAAAGTCTATTTGTTACACTCTAAAAATATGATGTAAAAGATAGGTGTACTTGGCTCTCTAATTGATGATGGAATGTGGATGCTAAAGATTTGCAAAATCTATTTGGTAGTCTAGAAAATTGATGTAAAAGATAGGTGTACTTAGCTCTCTAATTGATAATAGAATATAGATGCTAAAGATTTGCATAATCAATTCATCACAATATAGAAGTGATGGAAAAGTTAGGTGTACTTAACTCTTAAATCAATGATGGAATATTGTAGAATCAATTTGTAAAGTATAgaaaattaatacaaaaaatagGTGTACATAACTCTCAAATCAATGAATGGCAAAATCAATTTGTCATAGTATAGGAAATTGATGCCCTTGGTGTGTCAACATCTTGAACTCAATGCAAATGTAAAATATTCTATCAATCAATCTTGAGTGGCTTAATTTTATCCTAAGGAGCATGGAATTGCTCTCTGAGGTGTAGTTTTTGTATGGCAAATATTAAACTTTTGACCTAGTCCACTATAATCTCTAGTATCTAATAGTTGGGAAATAATTTGGCAATATTCAAAAATATCTCAAGGATGTTGTTGGATCACAAGGGTGTGTTCTCTTAAGTCAATCTCCTTGGTGTAACAACTTGAAGGCCTTGGCTGAATGATCAAGGACAACAAACACAAGTCTACAATACTCTATGTTGATTCTAACGTAGATGCATTTATCTTAAGCTCCAAATTGAGGTGTTCCAAGAATGAATACTCTTTCATAACTTAATGTTTTATGGTATTTGCCAATGTATCCTTGGGTGATGTTTAATTGCACAAATGAATATATTTAAATGCCAAGAAATAACAAATAATCACCTAGATATGTATCAAGTTGGCTCCCAACAATTATTGAAAAGGGACGGAGTCTAACAATTTTGAATTAAAAGGTATTTTCTAAGTAGTTTGGGATTAAACATGAGCAATACAAGATTGATTTGAGACAAGAAATCACAAGTCTTAGGATAAAGAATAGACATGTGTGGAAATATAAACTAATAATATGATAAAAgtatgaaaataaatgcaaatagaactaataatatatcaaatatatgaaaatatttgaaTGAATAAGAATAAAACAgatgaataaaaattaaattaaattaaacataacACATAAATTACCACTTATTATTATatcaatatattttattaaatagaTCTAAAACTAAAttataagtttatatatatatatatagaatacaaAAGATAATGGCTagagaaagaaaggaaaaattGGAATGAGAAAAGTCAAAACCTATTTATTGGTAATTTAGAAATACAAAAGATAATGGCTAGTTAACTTTTAGATTTATTAATATGTAATAATGTATCAAAATCCTTTGACCAATTAAAAAAAATTCCAAGTGGGGTCTATTAATAATTGGAATGACAAATGATATAAAATCaatgttttcctttttttttttaaagtcaaaAGGATGTTAGCTATAGTGAAGGAATAGTTTGGAATTTCACATTCTCTCATCTCTTGCCAGCGAATATTTGCTTCTTTTAAACTTCCTTTAATTTAGACGGGTACAACTGGTAAGCAACGCACCACTCAAACATTGATTTTTAAGATTTAGAgagaattaataaatatattaattttaaaaaagtcATAAATAAATGTTGagattatcatttataaaaaaaagattatatatatatttttaaaatggaTGGAAAAAGTCACAATTTTAGGATTCACATGGGATAAAATTTTGAAACATAAAACAAGAATAAATACTATAATACCTTAACAAGCTATAATAAtgctattagatttccacaatccatggtaagtgcactaagatggtgtgcaaaaaagtggcacaccccaaaaaaaactttaaaaactaATAACATGAATgggttaattaaaaatttaaataacctGTTCGCATTTCGCGTTTTGGTTCGTTTTACCGAGCCTAATCGAACCTAAAACGTGTACGAGGTCTATATGAGAAGAAATGCATACGAGTTTTAGTTTTTAAAAACTCGTTCGTGTTTTGCTgagaataaattattttatactGCGGCCAACTGGGTCATTTTTGTAATactctaaaaatggtcatctaaaccataggccccctagtctcgacaacatcaccaaggtcctaaccaaaggcaattaaaattaatcttgagcacacaattaatttcttaaatcatcaatgtcacatggcaagttaatcactcaacattaatctttatttatgatcattccaagtaaatcatttttaaacaattatcctgtttattttattaaatatcttagtatatttaattaaataaatcaattttccattaaatcatcaaaaaaggaattaattgggaaaaaataattaaaaattgaaaaaaaaagaaatcaaagggagataatcttgaaaatcaaattaaaaactgCAAGACAAATCTCAGGAaagcaattaaaaataattaaatatcaaaattgaatgaaatggagaataaatcagttttttttgattttatcttaattttagttcaatttcctttaaaactgataaaagcaaccaatcacatcaattcacctggattgtgcttcctcttggaaaatcttgactgctcatcatcattcgaTCTCAGTCATTggttctttctgaattttctataaattcaagctctcatctctcattcaaggatcctggagaatatattgttattatgttatttttgctctaggttcattgagaattgtgcattgagatattacatattagttattgcatccttattaaatcatctagcttaatattgcttaaattatgttagattaatcatgcatatctcgCTTAAATCTTCCATTCATCTAGCCTAATCTTGCATCCACTTtgctcaaattcatgctcataaagattaaatccttcgtttaggtgtcgtctagtcactggtgttgcctataaaatctgagagcaagactaaactcacatctactagaaggcaataggtcgctttgtgatggtttattgttcattaattattgatttactaaccatgcatctaatgatttattgaagtgttgtgtattttagatacagatacaggtccacttttcacacacacatttttggcgcccaccatggggctcgaaatTCAATCCTTCAGCCTCAAAATCACTTCGTTATCTTTCAAGTCTCGTCCGTACAACCTCTACGAAAATTCATACGAGTATACATCCTTCGTCATACGAACTTCTATCAACTCATGTCTTTTATCGTGTGGTTTAGTGAGAAGACTTGTACGAATTTCTGCCTTGCATATTTGgttctgtgttttgtcgttcgggcCTGTGAGAATACTCGTATGGGAAGGTATAAACTGTCATACAAATTTTTGTTTTCTCGTTTCAAAAACTGTGTACTTTCCagagtttttttttttgtgaattaaatttggattttactaacaCTTGCGCTAACCCTGGTCTGTCTTCTATCTTCCTGAGATTTTTACAGCCTAACTGATTTTCTGCAGAACGcctgtcaaagaatctatcaatcgaaCATATACctgtcaaagaatcaaaagaaaaatgactAATAATGTGTTgttcttgcaggttgcctaaaaagaatcggccaaacatcgtgtattctttaaagttcaattttttttttaggcacttaaattgctatctggttaatgaacaaatttgtcttttgtgcttgaagaaaaatctgagaggtaggagagtatgctcttgtcttttacagagaatcagaaatctagaccctcaaagcttttttctaagttttgagattagTGTACCTTAAGAAAGCCTGTcgtagtgggaaaaagtaatcaccttgtgagaatgacccaagtgagtacaactagacctgagcattccaactcactataataaataggcatctggtgattaaagtctcagaggacgggattatttgagttttctctttgagatctctcatatcgaacattttgtagggcctcgcggtctcaatcacgtttatgtgactacaacttgtttcagtaccttgtcgggctattggcctcaatcatgcttgcgtgacttcaaggggtaatttcaaactgaattcctgactaagaactataatataaaggctacctgattcacctctaaaagggggataatctttgtgcaagagagattgtaactctcccaagacaattgtcatattgtgcccccattagcatttggagtcagctaatacagcATTGAAAATCCATTGCATGAGAATCAAcgaccatattctaattagctattgggtgtgtaccaaagtcaacaagcaaaggttttcttctctaagccaacttttgtagggttagtgtgttgtgattgaaATTATTGTACATCTTGCAtgtttattgtgttttcatccctaaaaccgAAATGGAAATACTGAAActagacaaaaaaaaatcaaaaacatcaaaaactcagtGATAAAAAATTTGTCTGTGTCCACAACTGGTCTCTGTCGAtcatcaaaaactcagtccacaTCCAAAACTAGTCTTTGTTAGTCATTGAAAACTTTGTCTATCATCCTCTGTTGTATGAAATTGCACAATTGTCATCTGGCTCTGTAAAACCTGTCGTACGAATATACATCACATTCAATAGATTATCGTCCGAAGTTTGCCCAACTGTCGTACGAAATCAGGCAGCAACTTGTATGAAAAAACTGTCTTTATCATCTGGAAACAGCTAAACTGTCATCTGGGTCTGAAAAATCTatcatatgaattcctgatcttgtcagtcaaaaatTGCCCaaatcagtctacaatgagcataaaatagATCATCATAATCCTGAGCATAAACATAAttttgatagtgtacccctgtcattgtgttgcacgattttgtcaatcatctctcagctagttcaatcaactacttatcaaacctaagttaacttagataacgtcttatacaggatagatcattccagaaaccagaccagatcttaagttacttctctcaaatcactacgttaaacgaacaactagctccagtttgatcttgacttctacaacactcCTAGCTTTCGGTCTTGTCAGTTGTAAATGTCTGTCCAAACCAGAAGTTCTCGCCAGAAAATTGACATAGGTAAAGGGCTATCCTTTTCATCACAAGACAATCTCTTCTTTGTAGAAGATCCCTTCTccaataaaccttcatcatcaaaatTACCAATTTTCGATCAACCattatctcccaccatgtttgaagaaaggcaagaaagacaagcgctaaacacgatacttatgacaacctcaacACCCATGCtattgacagtgattcctcatcaagcgaTTATGAAGCCTCTGAACCTGCAAAAGTTGTTATAAATAAATGTCTAAACGATAAACATttttgaaagatgatgaagattatcatgtccagagaaaaggaagaacgttttctagagctagcaaagcaaggtgctaaacttcttgttgattataacattgaaaccattatcactaaagaggaagagacacctttagtgttggtaaacaaacaattgcaagtgtTAAGAATTGAAATCATAGAACTaagaaacaaggataaatcatcaaagcaatattctctagacacgatatgcccatttccatttgacaaaaacctttacatgcctccattcccttcaagagtggagattcctaagtttgacaaatatgatgggaatgcaGATCCTCaggaccatgtcagagaattttgtgctttatgtatggaagtcatgcatgaacaaacatacctcatgctcctcttcctgagaagtttaggaggacaagctatggaatggttttcaagcctacctatgggaatcaaaacttttgaggaattaatcgaattgtttctacaacaatactcctataaaatttgTCATCGAGTCACTATGATTGagttttgcaataccaaacagaaaactgGAGAGCCcgttctcacttttcttcaacgttggagaaagatgttctctagatattcacgacctattcaaGATTCTGAAAAAATGGATATCTTCGTCAATAACTTGATCCCTGAAttaaaatacaatatccaaatgcaagtgtacccttcattcaacaaaatgtagatagtgccctcagaatgaaagatgtgcttataaagaaaggcgatatctcactttggaaagaaacaacaacaaggttctagttctaaagaaaaaaaaaatactgGACATAcggcaaagataacaacaaaaacgttgttaatgacGAAGTAATAGACACtgttaaagcaaaatcaaaatccacaatCTTTAACCTGGCTAGTGGCACAAAAGCACTCAAAGCAGTTGCAACTGCaacaaaaaatcctccaaaaaaatcaaaagaatggtttaaagataaaccttggctttcaaaatcTAAACgcgattttactcctctagatgaatcatatgaatccgcttttaaaactttattgacaaatgatctgataacattgtcagacaattctagaccatatgatccagaagttaaacccaaatggtggaaaGAAAACAAATACTATGAATACCATTGAAACAatggtcatacaacaaacaactacatgaagctcaaaTATGAGATTCGAGATCTCAttgatgctggcaaaattgttgttggaaatcacacaactaatcctgataacaaagcttttaaagatcccttacctgtttatgaacaaagtgattcctcaaaatcaaagcGAGGTGCCAAATTCAATTAcgcctacactaacaatgataatgtgatcaacatgattgaatcttcccaacctgaatattgcaatgtgatcataatcagagataaacaaaatcaagcacaaattgCAAATGCTATGACCCGTGCTCaaaaggttactctccaaggagctagttacTCAACTTCTAGTCAAACAACATCAAGCCTCCCAAACAAACAAACAGATACAATCACAGCTAAATCTAAGTAGTAGGATTCATCATCCTCTGTTGGTTATAGCATCATCGAACAATTGAAAATAgctaatgctcaaatctccattttttaactgcttaagatctcttttgctcatagagagatcctagacaaagctttgctcactactaatgtcccaaaagatttagaagTCGATTGGTTTCactctatggtgggtcacttgacttcgcctcattacctcagtttctctgaagaagatgacaactccctgaatcacccgcataaccaaccattacacatcgaagctatgattcataaacaccgagtcaaacatgttttgatagatggaggcgttgggttgaatatttgtacctacaatctactaacaTATCTAGGATtttatgaaaatgtcattgatccaacaaagaaaataacgatcaaagcttatgatgaataagaaagaacctctaaaggtctggtactattaccaatcaaggtaggacctatggaaagagatgttatctttcaggtgctcgaccttcctctttcatacaacatcttactgggaagGCCATGGGTTcacgaaatgaaagcagtaccatctacatatcatcagtgcttgaaatttccttataacggagttgaagtcaatattcctgctgatacaagctatacctataaTGCACTAACGCAGAGTGCTGATGTTTTTGTTCCTCGTAATAGAGaagcctctatagctgaaagttcagaaactttgatgaaagatttagaaaagaaattgaaaatcacaaatactagcatggatggatacaaaatagaacctgtactttcattaatgtctcttcctccatcgccaagacaGTGGAggaaaccatcagaggttatgaagccacaaacttcaactccaaatgtcatttatgatggtctctttatacaatcctctacttcccttacagatgaaatagaagaggatgatgttctcaaatggcttttcaaagaagatattccaaacaaagaaatacgacattgtgaaatTTCCCCGACACAACATGGTCcgggctataagatgattcaacgcatgggatattcaggtaccggtcctctaggcaagcgtcaagaagaTAATTTTGAACCTATTCAGCtgcaaactaagtctacaaattaTAAAGCTGGACTCAGATACAATCCAAGACAatcatcagatcagaaacatactaagtggaggaaaaagatactaccttcaacatcacagaaAATAAATATtcagcaaactcaggaagagtgtgaaaataaaaaagaagaattggccatcaagagagaagaagaagctggtactcaagttccaattgtatcagtgataacactacaaggagtagaaattccagaagacatgagagaagaaatcgaaggaattaaagagttgttCGCACCACTAAACATTCCGGTCATATATACAGGTAGACAACaaatagatgattcagaaactgactcgaatgagtatgaatggggtccagatcatctcttagatacatctactacaaaaactcctgaagaatctagtgatatcatagatgaagcacaagatgAAATCCGCTTAaagttgcaaaaggaaatagaggaaatcagactaaaaacgcaagaagactatgaacaatagctaaaagaagg contains these protein-coding regions:
- the LOC131067402 gene encoding uncharacterized protein LOC131067402, whose protein sequence is MGSYLSCGSSHIFPSNTVKVVAYNGELQEFQKQIKAAELMLENPQHFVCHADSLQVGRRINPLSADEDLELGHLYFLLPMSKLQGVVSDSDMASIAVRAKSAMKKGSKNFEKKIIPLFGDMVFQDKARDHDDLGGDLPGGLNIVVVPKMDVEGLSELQIDLGKYRLSKSRSWRPNLETIREADKPRA